The Globicephala melas chromosome X, mGloMel1.2, whole genome shotgun sequence genome contains the following window.
CCCCTGTCAGGAATATGGCAGCACTCGGGCAACTGGGATTGAAAAAAGTCATGCTATATATTCCTTCAAAGGGGACCTGGCCACGGCCCTCTTGAAGAACCAGGGAGATAGCCATgagtattttttcctttagagaaatacagaagcaaataaaaataaagcttgcAGTAATGACAATTTTTTGCCCAATCACACGTGCATTACTAAGTGTCTTCCGTGGGCTGGAAGGTATGATTTTCTGAGTCGGCTGCTGAGTTGAGATGACAGGAATTGCTCAGTGTTGATAACACTTGGATGTTGCTAATGTAATTACAGTTTCCCAAACCAGTCTCAAAAACTAAGGTTCTGGGTTCTGCGGCCCGGCGCTGTTGCGGAGGGGAGACCACTTGTTACTGCTGCCACCGTCTCTGCCGCTTTACGGCGGCCATCGGGGTTCACCTGCACATCCGTCTGTAAGGAGGGCCGGGCTGATGTGGTTGCCAGTGATGCAGACGACAGAGCTACTCCAGCTGTGCCGCTCACGCAGAAAGTGAAGAGGTTGTTGGACTGGCAACAAAACAAAGTAGAATGAGGAATATTTCAAATACAGTAACGAAAGTAAAGCAGACCCTTGGCAGAAGCCAGAAATGCGGTCCTCGGACCTGGCTTCTCGGCAATCAGCCCTGAGAGGGAAGAATCGCCTGGCTCCTGAGATAGACCGGAGCACACAGAGCCTCCCCACACCTCCAGATCGGCACCTTGCTGCCCAGGAGCCTCCTCCAGCTGGCCTTCCTTCGCAGTCCACTACGGTCCCTTCCAATAGCAGTGCGGGCATCCGGTGGTCCAGACAGGAGACACGGACGCTTTTCTCCATACTAGGTGAGGCACAGTATATTCAGCGCCTCCAGACCGTGCATCACGATGCGGACGTCTACCAGACTGCGTCTAAGCGGATGCAGCAGGAAGGCTTCCGCCGCACCGAGCGTCAGTGCCGCTCCAAGTTCAAAGTCCTGAAGGCATTATATTTAAAGGCCTATGTGGCCCACGCCACAAGTATGGGTGATCCACCACGCTGTCCCTTTTATGATACGATGGATCACTTTCTCCGAAATCAGATCGTGACTGACGCACATAACTTAACGAAGGATGCTGCTTGGGCCCAGCACTGTGATCAGAAGTCAGCAGCCCCTGACACTCCAGGGGAAGAGGGAACCAGCGTTCTGGGAGCAAGAATGACTCAGGCAGCAGATCGTCAGCCTATCTTGAAAACAGTTAAGGAATCAGATGAGGATTGTCAACTGAGGATCAGTGACCAGATGCGAGAAACCAGCGACCTTGAGGACTCCTGGGATGAATCCTCAGGTGCAGGGTGCTCTCAAGGGACCCCCAGCTACAGCAGCTCCCACCGCCTTTTCAGAGGTGCAGCCGCTCCCTGTCAGAGCAGCCCCATGACCAGACTGGGAGTGTGTGGTGAGCCCAGCCCCTGCACCAGCTCCGGCCGAAACACTCCCGGGGTGGCCTCGGCACAGCGGCCTCCGGGCTCCTCCTCCAGAGTTCCTTTTGTTCCTGGTGGGGATGGGCCTTTGACCAGTGCGGCCCCTCCCAGGTGGGCAAGGCGAAGAAGGCGGTCAGTGGCCAGGATTATCGCAGCCCAGTCGGCAGAAAACAGGAGATTGGCGCGAGAACTTTCAAAGCGGGAGGAAGAAAAACTGGACCGGCTGATTGCCATTGGCGAGGAGGCCAGTGCTCAGCAGGACACCGCCAAAGAGCTGCGCAGGGATGCCGTGGCCGCGGTCAGACGCCTGGCCACAGCGGAGGAAGAGGCAACCGGTGCTTTTCAGCTGGCGCTTGAAAAGTTGCTTCAGAGGTTAATTTCAAACACCAGAAGTTAGGAGCTGATCACACAAGGGTGTACTTCCTACTCTGGCAGAGGCCCGGGTCCAACAGCTGCCTTCTTGTAGCCTGCCTCCTTTTCTGTGTCCTCAGAAAAAGAGTGGATGGACCATTAACGTGCAGAAGGGTAGGAATATGCTTGCTTCTCCCAAGCGTCTCCACTAGTTGAAAGACCTTTCAGAAACGTGAGAGGTAGCCTAGTAGACAACGGAAGCGGCCAAGTCCAGAGAGCTAGTTAGCCCTGGTTTCATCACGGATGTGCGACAATTTAGTTTACCTCTCAGCACCAGTTTCCTTGGCTGTTAAAAGGGAGCAAcctgcctacctcacagggttgctgtgaggatcagATGCCTTAAATACATGTGAAAGGGTTTAAAAGCACTAGACACATGTAAGTTATTAAACCATATGACCTTGGCCGAGGTCAGACTAGGGTGAGGCACAGTAGCTGACAACATACATACGGAATCAGGGTTGTATACCGAGACCTCATTGCTTGAATCTACTAGTTTAACTTGACTGCTTCCTGGAGTTTacagtcttcatttctttaaatctctCTATAGCTCATTAGGCTAATATAGACACAACACGTATTGGTACCTTTATCGCTTATATTTTCACTGCTTTGTCTGTGACATACCCACTAGCAAACACTCAATAGTCAAACCATCTTTCCCTCCATTTTACTAGTCCTTAGTCTCTTATCACTATGGATATATTTCAGAACTGACAGGGAGCCACAATCGTGCGTTTTAGTTCACATTTATAATCTTTGATATAATGAGAAATTGGC
Protein-coding sequences here:
- the LOC115846034 gene encoding myb/SANT-like DNA-binding domain-containing protein 7; translated protein: MRSSDLASRLLRNQIVTDAHNLTKDAAWAQHCDQKSAAPDTPGEEGTSVLGARMTQAADRQPILKTVKESDEDCQLRISDQMRETSDLEDSWDESSGAGCSQGTPSYSSSHRLFRGAAAPCQSSPMTRLGVCGEPSPCTSSGRNTPGVASAQRPPGSSSRVPFVPGGDGPLTSAAPPRWARRRRRSVARIIAAQSAENRRLARELSKREEEKLDRLIAIGEEASAQQDTAKELRRDAVAAVRRLATAEEEATGAFQLALEKLLQRLISNTRS